In Halopseudomonas nanhaiensis, a single window of DNA contains:
- a CDS encoding F0F1 ATP synthase subunit epsilon translates to MAMTVHCDIVSAEEELFSGLVEMVVAHGNMGDLGILPGHTPLLTDLKPGPVRVIKQEGGEEVFYISGGFLEIQPGMVKVLADTAIRAGDIDEAAAAEAKQAAERALSEKGAEFDYGSASARLAEAAAQLRTVQELRKKYGGPALNNR, encoded by the coding sequence ATGGCTATGACAGTGCACTGCGATATCGTAAGCGCAGAAGAAGAGCTGTTCTCCGGCCTGGTAGAGATGGTCGTGGCGCACGGCAACATGGGTGATCTGGGTATCCTCCCGGGCCACACGCCGCTGCTCACCGATCTGAAGCCGGGTCCGGTACGGGTGATCAAGCAGGAGGGCGGCGAAGAGGTGTTTTATATCTCTGGCGGCTTCCTCGAGATTCAGCCGGGCATGGTCAAGGTGCTTGCCGACACGGCGATCCGTGCCGGCGACATCGACGAAGCCGCAGCTGCCGAAGCCAAGCAGGCCGCCGAGCGTGCGCTCAGCGAGAAGGGCGCAGAGTTCGATTACGGCTCCGCATCCGCCCGCCTTGCCGAAGCCGCGGCTCAGCTGCGTACCGTGCAGGAATTGCGGAAGAAGTACGGCGGACCGGCGCTCAACAACCGGTAA
- the atpD gene encoding F0F1 ATP synthase subunit beta, with amino-acid sequence MSSGRIVQIIGAVVDVEFPRENVPNVYDALLVDEKGLTLEVQQQLGDGIVRTIAMGTTEGVKRGLDVSNTGAAISVPVGIKTLGRIMDVLGNPIDEAGPIGEEERWGIHREAPSYAEQAGSNELLETGIKVIDLICPFAKGGKVGLFGGAGVGKTVNMMELIRNIAIEHSGYSVFAGVGERTREGNDFYHEMKDSNVLDKVALVYGQMNEPPGNRLRVALTGLTMAEKFREEGRDVLLFIDNIYRYTLAGTEVSALLGRMPSAVGYQPTLAEEMGVLQERITSTKTGSITSIQAVYVPADDLTDPSPATTFAHLDATVVLSRDIASLGIYPAVDPLDSTSRQLDPLVIGQEHYDTARGVQYVLQRYKELKDIIAILGMDELSEEDKQLVARARKIQRYLSQPFFVAEVFTGAPGKYVSLKDTIRAFSGILKGDYDHLPEQAFYMVGTIDEAIEKAKKM; translated from the coding sequence AAGGGCCTGACCCTGGAAGTTCAGCAGCAGCTTGGTGACGGCATCGTGCGTACCATCGCCATGGGTACTACCGAGGGCGTCAAGCGTGGCCTGGATGTCAGCAACACTGGCGCAGCCATCTCCGTACCGGTCGGCATCAAGACGCTCGGTCGCATCATGGACGTGCTGGGCAATCCGATTGACGAAGCGGGCCCGATCGGCGAAGAAGAGCGTTGGGGTATCCACCGCGAAGCACCTTCCTACGCTGAACAGGCTGGCTCCAACGAGCTGCTGGAAACAGGCATCAAGGTCATCGACCTGATCTGCCCGTTCGCCAAGGGCGGTAAGGTCGGTCTGTTCGGCGGCGCCGGTGTCGGCAAGACCGTGAACATGATGGAGCTGATCCGTAACATCGCGATCGAGCACAGCGGTTACTCGGTATTCGCAGGCGTGGGCGAGCGTACTCGTGAGGGTAACGACTTCTACCACGAGATGAAGGACTCCAACGTTCTCGACAAGGTAGCCCTGGTTTACGGTCAGATGAACGAGCCGCCGGGCAACCGTCTGCGCGTAGCACTGACCGGTCTGACGATGGCCGAGAAATTCCGTGAGGAAGGCCGTGACGTACTGTTGTTCATCGACAACATCTACCGTTACACGCTGGCTGGTACCGAAGTATCCGCGCTGCTCGGCCGTATGCCGTCCGCGGTAGGTTACCAGCCGACCCTGGCCGAGGAGATGGGCGTTCTGCAGGAGCGTATCACCTCCACCAAGACTGGTTCGATCACTTCCATCCAGGCGGTATACGTACCGGCGGATGACTTGACCGACCCGTCTCCGGCGACCACCTTCGCCCACCTTGACGCCACCGTGGTACTGTCCCGTGACATCGCTTCGCTGGGTATCTACCCTGCCGTCGATCCGCTGGACTCCACCTCCCGTCAGCTGGATCCGCTGGTCATCGGCCAGGAGCACTACGACACCGCTCGTGGCGTTCAGTATGTTCTGCAGCGCTACAAGGAGCTGAAGGACATCATCGCCATCCTCGGTATGGACGAACTGTCTGAGGAAGACAAGCAGCTGGTAGCGCGCGCTCGTAAGATCCAGCGTTATCTGTCGCAGCCGTTCTTCGTTGCTGAAGTGTTCACCGGTGCACCGGGCAAGTACGTATCGCTCAAGGACACCATTCGCGCATTCAGCGGCATTCTCAAGGGTGACTATGACCACCTGCCCGAGCAGGCGTTCTACATGGTCGGCACCATTGACGAAGCCATCGAGAAAGCGAAGAAAATGTAA